A window of Clavibacter michiganensis contains these coding sequences:
- a CDS encoding polyprenol monophosphomannose synthase, whose translation MSSLTIVIPTYEEARNVGELLPRLAAMAAENPDFRITAMIVDDSSPDGTADLARSIAPSVETESFRVRVETRAEKAGLGAAYIWAFERLLGADEPPTHILQMDADLSHDPSYITEMLRRVRGGADLVVASRYIRGGATPDWDLKRRFLSVGGNLYTRLFLGSRITDYTGGFNLYETELLRRITPSTITTTGYGFQIEMKQRALKLAERPTEVAIVFMDRTEGESKIPSDTLVKNLLLVLQLRFGLRRG comes from the coding sequence TTGAGCAGTCTCACGATCGTGATCCCCACCTACGAGGAGGCGCGCAACGTCGGGGAGCTGCTGCCCCGCCTCGCGGCCATGGCGGCGGAGAACCCCGACTTCCGGATCACGGCCATGATCGTCGACGACTCCTCGCCCGACGGCACCGCGGACCTCGCCCGCTCGATCGCGCCGAGCGTCGAGACCGAGTCCTTCCGGGTGCGCGTCGAGACCCGCGCGGAGAAGGCCGGCCTCGGCGCCGCGTACATCTGGGCCTTCGAGAGGCTGCTGGGGGCCGACGAGCCGCCCACCCACATCCTGCAGATGGACGCCGACCTCTCGCACGACCCCTCCTACATCACGGAGATGCTGCGCCGCGTGCGCGGCGGCGCCGACCTCGTGGTCGCCTCGCGCTACATCCGCGGCGGCGCGACCCCCGACTGGGACCTCAAGCGCCGGTTCCTCAGCGTCGGCGGCAACCTCTACACGCGCCTGTTCCTCGGCTCGCGGATCACCGACTACACGGGCGGCTTCAACCTCTACGAGACGGAGCTGCTGCGGCGGATCACGCCGTCCACCATCACGACGACGGGCTACGGCTTCCAGATCGAGATGAAGCAGCGCGCGCTGAAGCTCGCCGAGCGGCCCACCGAGGTGGCGATCGTGTTCATGGACCGCACCGAGGGCGAGTCCAAGATCCCGAGCGACACGCTCGTGAAGAACCTGCTGCTCGTGCTGCAGCTGCGCTTCGGGCTGCGCCGGGGCTGA
- a CDS encoding GtrA family protein, with product MTRLLADRRVRFLIAGLLNTALDFVLLNALILAAHMPVLAANLISVTVGITISYFLNHFFVFRHGEAVTIGRFLKFFAVTGFSSLLLQSGVIWLFERGFDTTFGRSLLMFGTSAEQEFLEINIAKATAVLIGLVWNFTMYRLVVFRTPTPAAGAGADAAADGSPAVRQAASAD from the coding sequence GTGACCAGACTCCTCGCCGACCGCCGCGTCCGCTTCCTCATCGCCGGGCTCCTCAACACGGCCCTCGACTTCGTGCTGCTCAACGCGCTGATCCTCGCGGCGCACATGCCCGTGCTCGCCGCGAACCTGATCTCGGTCACGGTCGGCATCACGATCTCGTACTTCCTCAACCACTTCTTCGTGTTCCGCCACGGCGAGGCGGTGACGATCGGCCGGTTCCTCAAGTTCTTCGCGGTCACCGGCTTCAGCTCGCTGCTGCTGCAGAGCGGCGTCATCTGGCTCTTCGAGCGCGGCTTCGACACGACGTTCGGCCGCTCGCTGTTGATGTTCGGCACGAGCGCGGAGCAGGAGTTCCTCGAGATCAACATCGCGAAGGCGACCGCGGTGCTCATCGGCCTCGTGTGGAACTTCACGATGTACCGGCTCGTGGTGTTCCGGACGCCGACGCCCGCCGCGGGGGCCGGCGCCGATGCAGCGGCCGACGGCTCCCCCGCCGTCCGCCAGGCCGCGTCCGCCGACTGA
- a CDS encoding inorganic phosphate transporter — protein sequence MDLTLIVVLVIALALFFDFTNGFHDTANAMATPIATGALKPRVAVAIAAVLNLVGAFLSTEVAKTVSGGIIREGDGGVQITPTMIFAGLMGAIVWNLVTWLRGLPSSSSHALFGGLIGAAVVGAGLGSVDFGVVLSKVILPALLAPAIAGLIAYTTTKLAYSITRRSSGPNERGGFRYGQIFTSSLVALAHGTNDAQKTMGIITLTLIAGGFQAAGSGPEFWVIAVCAVAIALGTYMGGWRIIRTMGSGLTEVKPAQGFSAEASTAATILASSHLGFALSTTQVASGSVIGSGLGRRGASVRWNTVGKIALGWLLTLPSAAIVGAVAALIASTGTVGFVIDAVVGVAVIVWIFWRSRRNAVDARNAIVEVDAAGFAVRGRKATKAARKAREAA from the coding sequence GTGGATCTCACCCTCATCGTCGTCCTGGTCATCGCCCTGGCGCTGTTCTTCGACTTCACCAACGGCTTCCACGACACGGCGAACGCGATGGCCACCCCCATCGCGACGGGTGCGCTGAAGCCGCGGGTGGCCGTCGCCATCGCCGCGGTCCTCAACCTCGTGGGCGCGTTCCTCAGCACCGAGGTCGCGAAGACCGTCTCCGGCGGCATCATCCGCGAGGGCGACGGCGGCGTGCAGATCACGCCGACCATGATCTTCGCGGGCCTGATGGGCGCCATCGTCTGGAACCTCGTGACCTGGCTCCGCGGCCTCCCGTCGAGCTCGAGCCACGCGCTGTTCGGCGGCCTCATCGGCGCGGCCGTCGTGGGCGCGGGCCTCGGCTCGGTCGACTTCGGCGTCGTGCTGTCGAAGGTGATCCTCCCGGCGCTGCTCGCCCCCGCGATCGCCGGCCTCATCGCGTACACGACCACCAAGCTCGCCTACTCGATCACGCGCCGCTCGAGCGGCCCGAACGAGCGCGGCGGCTTCCGCTACGGCCAGATCTTCACGTCGTCGCTCGTGGCCCTCGCGCACGGCACCAACGACGCGCAGAAGACCATGGGCATCATCACCCTCACGCTCATCGCGGGCGGCTTCCAGGCGGCCGGCTCCGGCCCCGAGTTCTGGGTCATCGCGGTCTGCGCCGTCGCCATCGCGCTCGGCACCTACATGGGCGGCTGGCGCATCATCCGCACGATGGGATCCGGCCTCACCGAGGTCAAGCCCGCGCAGGGCTTCAGCGCGGAGGCCTCCACCGCGGCCACGATCCTGGCGTCCAGCCACCTCGGCTTCGCGCTCTCGACCACGCAGGTCGCCTCGGGATCAGTCATCGGCTCGGGCCTCGGCCGCCGCGGCGCGTCCGTGCGCTGGAACACGGTGGGCAAGATCGCGCTCGGCTGGCTGCTGACGCTGCCGTCGGCCGCCATCGTCGGGGCGGTCGCCGCGCTCATCGCGAGCACCGGCACGGTCGGCTTCGTCATCGACGCGGTCGTCGGCGTCGCGGTCATCGTCTGGATCTTCTGGCGCTCGCGCCGGAACGCGGTCGACGCCCGCAACGCCATCGTCGAGGTCGACGCCGCCGGATTCGCGGTGCGCGGACGCAAGGCCACCAAGGCCGCCCGGAAGGCCAGGGAGGCCGCATGA
- a CDS encoding NCS2 family permease, with protein MTEARTSSPAPETTDGRGALDRFFEITKRGSTYAREIRGGVLTFVTMAYIVVLNPLILGGFSADAATLDVEGNWLRASQVGAATALTAGVMTILFGLVARLPFAFAAGLGINSFLAVSVVGEVTWPEAMGLVVINGLVIVLLATTGLRTLIFRAVPRELKTAITVGIGLFIAFIGFVDSGFVRGTGVPASPLALGIDGSIASLPTVVFILGLVIMGVLMARRVPGALLIGIVATTLIAIVVEQVFHIGPSNTSGATGWNLNAPVLPGTPVALPDLGLVGAFDFGAFGRIGIISSLMLVFTLVFTNFFDAMGTMTGLAKAADLSDERGDFPRLKGALVVEGFGAVAGGATSSSSNTVFIESASGIGEGARTGLASMVTGVLFLLAMFFTPLTQVVPLEVAAAALVIVGTLMASQIRDIVWTDFSVALPVFLTVLVMPLTYSIANGIGVGFLSWVLVRSFSGRIREVSPLLWVVSAGFLIFFARGPIEQLLGV; from the coding sequence ATGACCGAAGCGCGCACGTCGTCCCCTGCCCCCGAGACCACGGACGGGCGCGGCGCGCTCGACCGGTTCTTCGAGATCACGAAGCGCGGATCCACGTACGCGCGCGAGATCCGCGGCGGCGTCCTCACCTTCGTGACCATGGCGTACATCGTCGTGCTCAACCCGCTGATCCTCGGCGGCTTCAGCGCGGACGCCGCGACGCTCGACGTCGAGGGCAACTGGCTGCGCGCCTCGCAGGTGGGCGCCGCGACGGCCCTCACCGCGGGTGTCATGACGATCCTGTTCGGCCTCGTCGCGCGCCTCCCGTTCGCGTTCGCGGCTGGCCTCGGCATCAACTCGTTCCTCGCGGTCAGCGTGGTCGGCGAGGTCACCTGGCCGGAGGCGATGGGCCTCGTGGTCATAAACGGCCTCGTGATCGTCCTGCTCGCCACCACGGGCCTCCGCACCCTGATCTTCCGGGCCGTCCCGCGCGAGCTGAAGACCGCCATCACGGTGGGCATCGGCCTCTTCATCGCGTTCATCGGCTTCGTCGACTCCGGCTTCGTGCGCGGCACCGGGGTGCCCGCGTCCCCGCTCGCGCTCGGGATCGACGGATCCATCGCGTCGCTGCCGACCGTCGTCTTCATCCTCGGCCTCGTCATCATGGGCGTGCTGATGGCCCGCCGCGTGCCGGGCGCGCTCCTCATCGGCATCGTGGCGACCACCCTCATCGCCATCGTCGTGGAGCAGGTCTTCCACATCGGCCCCTCGAACACCTCGGGCGCCACCGGCTGGAACCTCAACGCGCCCGTGCTGCCCGGCACCCCGGTGGCGCTGCCGGACCTCGGCCTCGTCGGCGCGTTCGACTTCGGCGCGTTCGGCCGCATCGGGATCATCTCGAGCCTGATGCTCGTCTTCACGCTGGTCTTCACGAACTTCTTCGACGCCATGGGCACCATGACGGGCCTCGCGAAGGCGGCCGACCTCTCGGACGAGCGCGGCGACTTCCCCCGCCTCAAGGGCGCGCTGGTCGTCGAGGGCTTCGGCGCGGTCGCCGGCGGCGCCACGTCGAGCTCGTCGAACACGGTCTTCATCGAGTCGGCATCCGGCATCGGCGAGGGCGCACGCACGGGCCTCGCGTCGATGGTCACGGGCGTGCTCTTCCTCCTCGCGATGTTCTTCACGCCGCTCACGCAGGTCGTGCCGCTCGAGGTCGCGGCCGCCGCGCTGGTGATCGTGGGCACGCTCATGGCGTCGCAGATCCGCGACATCGTGTGGACGGACTTCTCGGTCGCGCTACCCGTGTTCCTCACCGTGCTCGTCATGCCGCTCACCTACTCGATCGCCAACGGCATCGGCGTCGGCTTCCTCTCCTGGGTGCTCGTGCGCTCGTTCTCGGGCCGCATCCGCGAGGTCTCGCCGCTGCTCTGGGTCGTCTCGGCGGGGTTCCTGATCTTCTTCGCGCGCGGGCCCATCGAGCAGCTGCTGGGCGTCTGA
- a CDS encoding DUF429 domain-containing protein, whose product MRRFLGIDLAWAEGTATRPARETGLACIDAAGRVLDLATGRGIDEVVDWIARWDVPGAVAAVDGPLVVANATGSRLAEKEVASRYGRLGISAYPSNTGRPAQGAVALRRRLEDAGWEYDDGSASARDADARTMIECYPYTTLVGAPELGFDAMKPRYKRLAPLLATADRRPHRAAEFRMVLDAVAGLADADPPLDVSTHPRAAALVADGPAIVERQHKHLEDLLDGLICAWTAAYWARHGLARSQVLGATDPVVDERGRRGTIVAPARPHQRAPGDPLHAPEA is encoded by the coding sequence ATGCGCCGCTTCCTCGGGATCGACCTCGCCTGGGCGGAGGGCACCGCGACCCGCCCGGCTCGCGAGACCGGGCTCGCGTGCATCGACGCGGCGGGCCGCGTGCTCGACCTCGCGACAGGCCGCGGCATCGACGAGGTGGTCGACTGGATCGCCCGCTGGGACGTCCCCGGAGCGGTCGCCGCGGTCGACGGCCCGCTCGTCGTCGCCAACGCCACGGGCAGCCGCCTCGCCGAGAAGGAAGTGGCGTCCCGCTACGGGCGCCTCGGGATCTCGGCCTACCCGTCGAACACGGGACGGCCCGCGCAGGGCGCGGTCGCGCTGCGGCGACGGCTGGAGGACGCGGGCTGGGAGTACGACGACGGATCAGCTTCCGCGCGCGACGCGGACGCCCGCACGATGATCGAGTGCTACCCGTACACGACGCTCGTCGGCGCGCCCGAGCTCGGCTTCGACGCCATGAAGCCGCGGTACAAGCGCCTCGCTCCCCTGCTCGCGACGGCCGACCGCCGTCCCCATCGCGCGGCCGAGTTCCGAATGGTGCTCGACGCGGTCGCGGGGCTCGCGGACGCGGATCCGCCGCTCGACGTGTCGACGCACCCGCGCGCGGCCGCGCTCGTCGCCGACGGCCCCGCGATCGTGGAGCGGCAGCACAAGCACCTCGAGGACCTGCTCGACGGCCTGATCTGCGCGTGGACCGCCGCGTACTGGGCGCGCCACGGGCTCGCGCGGTCGCAGGTGCTCGGGGCGACGGATCCCGTGGTCGACGAGCGCGGGCGCCGCGGCACGATCGTCGCGCCGGCCCGGCCGCACCAGCGCGCCCCAGGCGATCCGCTGCACGCGCCCGAGGCGTGA
- a CDS encoding Nramp family divalent metal transporter, producing MTDLDTRGDVREPQESAKRWRIVGPGLVVAATGIGAGDLVATLVAGSRFGYALLWAAVLGVIIKIFLVEGAGRYSLATGKTIFEGWRTVGRWTTWYFGPYILIWGLVYGAAAMSSSALPLAALFPGVDLKVFAIACGLVGAVVVWFGRYSAFEKIIAVFVGLMFVTVVGAAIVTVPNVPALLTGLVPTIPEGGLVVALSIAGGVGGTITLAAYGYWLREKGWVAPRWMKVMRIDNSVAYVMSGIFVLSMLVVGAELLYSADIALADGEGGLVQLADVLGERYGAFMTWFFLLGFFATSFSSILGVWNGVSLMFADFLGTVRGLDVEDPRRRLGGSYYRAFIVWLTIPPIGLLFLDQPIGLIIAYGVLGALFMPFLAITLLVLLNTDRTPRAWRNRPLSNTVMGLSALLFVVLGVQQLVTEIGKLL from the coding sequence ATGACCGACCTCGACACGCGCGGCGACGTCCGCGAACCCCAGGAGTCCGCGAAGCGCTGGCGCATCGTCGGGCCCGGCCTCGTCGTCGCGGCGACCGGCATCGGCGCGGGTGACCTCGTCGCGACCCTGGTCGCCGGATCCCGCTTCGGCTACGCGCTGCTCTGGGCCGCGGTCCTCGGCGTGATCATCAAGATCTTCCTGGTGGAGGGCGCCGGCCGCTACTCGCTCGCGACGGGGAAGACCATCTTCGAGGGCTGGCGCACCGTCGGCCGCTGGACCACGTGGTACTTCGGTCCGTACATCCTCATCTGGGGCCTCGTCTACGGCGCGGCCGCGATGAGCTCCTCGGCGCTCCCGCTGGCGGCGCTCTTCCCGGGCGTGGACCTCAAGGTGTTCGCCATCGCGTGCGGCCTCGTGGGCGCCGTCGTGGTCTGGTTCGGGCGGTACTCCGCGTTCGAGAAGATCATCGCGGTGTTCGTCGGGCTCATGTTCGTGACCGTCGTGGGCGCCGCGATCGTCACGGTCCCGAACGTGCCCGCGCTCCTCACGGGGCTCGTCCCCACGATCCCCGAGGGCGGCCTCGTCGTCGCCCTCAGCATCGCGGGCGGCGTCGGCGGCACCATCACGCTCGCCGCCTACGGCTACTGGCTGCGCGAGAAGGGCTGGGTCGCGCCCCGCTGGATGAAGGTCATGCGCATCGACAACTCCGTCGCCTACGTGATGAGCGGGATCTTCGTGCTCTCGATGCTCGTGGTCGGGGCGGAGCTCCTGTACTCGGCTGACATCGCCCTGGCCGACGGCGAGGGCGGGCTCGTGCAGCTCGCCGACGTGCTGGGGGAGCGCTACGGCGCGTTCATGACCTGGTTCTTCCTGCTCGGCTTCTTCGCCACGTCGTTCTCGTCGATCCTCGGCGTGTGGAACGGCGTCTCGCTCATGTTCGCCGACTTCCTCGGCACGGTCCGCGGCCTCGACGTCGAGGACCCCCGCCGTCGCCTCGGCGGCAGCTACTACCGGGCGTTCATCGTGTGGCTGACGATCCCGCCCATCGGCCTGCTGTTCCTCGACCAGCCGATCGGCCTGATCATCGCGTACGGCGTGCTGGGGGCGCTCTTCATGCCGTTCCTCGCGATCACGCTGCTGGTGCTCCTCAACACCGACCGGACGCCGCGCGCGTGGCGGAACCGGCCGCTCAGCAACACGGTGATGGGACTCTCGGCGCTGCTGTTCGTGGTGCTGGGCGTGCAGCAGCTCGTGACGGAGATCGGGAAGCTGCTCTAG